ATGACGGTGCTGGTGAAGAAGGTAGGAGAAGCAATATACGGCTTTTAACACTAAACCGAGGGCAATGGTATGATTTTGTAGTTCGCTATAAATTCAGCTACAAAGATGACGGCTTGATAGAAATCTATGGTGCACCTGCAGGTAATCGGTTACAAATACTACAAAGGCTAACTGGACCAAACTGTTTTAACGATGCGCGCGGTCAATTTCGTGTCGGTTTGTATGGAACAGAAAACGACTTCACTGCCTACGTTGATTACGATGCTGTCCGTATCGGTACTAGCTTGGATGAAGTAAAACCACGCTAGAATTATTAAGGTAACTTCATTTGCCATGTTCTCAAGGACGGCGAACACTGGCTTGATCGTAAGCAAATTAGTCAGATTCATGCTAGTTAGAATACACCTTCATGCATGAATCTGAACAAACCTAGTTTTTGCTAGCAAGGTTTATTGTAATTTGCAGCAACATCATAATTGTCTACCTATTGTGTTCTAAGGCGCGACATCTTTATAGCTTGCACTAGCATCACCAATTCTTACTTCATCAAAGTAGATAATTCGTTGAGTAGTGATAGAACGTTCTGGACGTGACTTCCAGTCTGGTTTGTAAATCCCCATCTTAAAGGAAGGTCCTCTTTTATCATTAAAAGTATTGGCACCTTTTCTTCGTAGAATGAGCTTCCCGCCCTTCCACGCTTCAAGCAAGCCATCAGACTTATAAGACCACTTGGCATGATATACAAAGTCGATCCATTTCCCTTTTTCAACAGCTCCTAAGTTCCACTGTTGTCTTCCCTCGAATTGTTTACCCTTTGTAATCTGTCTTGAATCCCAGTAATTAGTGAGAGTAAACCCTTTTTTCCTCATACTTAATGTAAGTGAAGGACGATGCCATTTCTCACCCAAATCTTTATCAGGTGGGCTGATAAACTGAGTAATGATCTCAAAGCTTTTAGGCTCAAGTGTGTATTCTTTAGGAATAAAAAGGCTCAAGCCATACCAGTGTTCTGAATTAGCAGGGACAGGTCTTAATTTTAACTCTGCTCGTGGTCTACTATTTTTAAAATAAGGATCGCTTTTCTTGAGTGTAATTTTTACAGCCTCCCCACCTGCACGTGTAGGGTGACTGGCAATCTGAGCCGAGTGCTTACAGCAAAGCTCTTGTCCCCATCCAGACAAGTCTCTTTCAAATCTCTTAGCGATAATTTTAGGACTTTTAGTACTTGCAATATCAGTGTTTGCAGTATCAGTAGGGATTCTTGCACCAACTATGGTGCTTAATAAGATAATTGGTAATACTACACCTAAGGCAAATTTTAATAAGCGCTTGTTTTGCCAAGACAAGCGTTTTCTTTGAGGCGTTGTAGAGTTACGAAAATCTTTAGTAGACATACTCGATTCTCTCAGGAGTGAACTAAGGATTAAACAGTTGCTGAGCAACGCCTAAGTTTTTCCAGCACAGGAAGTAGTCAATCAGCTTGGTATATTTTTTTCAATTTTTCTATTTAATTCAAAGTTTAAAAAAGGCTGCAAAAAAGGCCAACTTGCAGCTTTAATCAAGTCTTTTGTTAGCCATACCCAATTCCAAAGCACCCATTTTGTCATTTGGATATAGCAGCGTACCTTCTCATCCCAGCTCATTTGAACACGCCTTATTGCGCGAAGATACTCTACGAACCATTTCCATTTTGTTAAATGAAGCTTGCCTTTTTTGGTTGGATCGTACCAGGCTATGCGTTCTCTATATGTACGATGTGTTCGTACTGATGTGTCGGGATGATCTCTTTTAAAGAAGAGATACTCAGGGATTTCATAAAATTCACCGTGAAGAACCAGTTCCCCTAGTAAGATTAAATCTGAAGATGGATAACTCCCTACAAGGGGTGTTGTCCTAAGAGTGTTTGTCCGGATCATTCCATGAAACGGCGGGTTACTTCTATGACCATAGCGAATAAGGTTGTGATATTGCTTGAATCGCTCATGTGTCTTTGATGAACGAATGTTGAGACCATCAAAGTATTTTTCTATATGCTGCCCATGTTCATCAATGATAATTGTCTTCGAATAGCACAAAACTACTGCAGGGTTGCGATCTAGCACTTCAACGCATTGCGCAAAGAGTTCCGGAGCGCACACATCGTCATGGTGAGCCCACTTAAAGTAGTCGCCTGTAGATAA
This window of the Chroococcidiopsis sp. CCMEE 29 genome carries:
- a CDS encoding polysaccharide lyase, whose protein sequence is MSTKDFRNSTTPQRKRLSWQNKRLLKFALGVVLPIILLSTIVGARIPTDTANTDIASTKSPKIIAKRFERDLSGWGQELCCKHSAQIASHPTRAGGEAVKITLKKSDPYFKNSRPRAELKLRPVPANSEHWYGLSLFIPKEYTLEPKSFEIITQFISPPDKDLGEKWHRPSLTLSMRKKGFTLTNYWDSRQITKGKQFEGRQQWNLGAVEKGKWIDFVYHAKWSYKSDGLLEAWKGGKLILRRKGANTFNDKRGPSFKMGIYKPDWKSRPERSITTQRIIYFDEVRIGDASASYKDVAP
- a CDS encoding glycosyltransferase family 2 protein codes for the protein MRNNQPRVSIGMPVYNGDRFLKEALDSILAQTFKDFELIISDNASTDKTQEICQAYAGQDQRIRYYRNEQNLGAGWNQSRVVELSTGDYFKWAHHDDVCAPELFAQCVEVLDRNPAVVLCYSKTIIIDEHGQHIEKYFDGLNIRSSKTHERFKQYHNLIRYGHRSNPPFHGMIRTNTLRTTPLVGSYPSSDLILLGELVLHGEFYEIPEYLFFKRDHPDTSVRTHRTYRERIAWYDPTKKGKLHLTKWKWFVEYLRAIRRVQMSWDEKVRCYIQMTKWVLWNWVWLTKDLIKAASWPFLQPFLNFELNRKIEKNIPS